In Zingiber officinale cultivar Zhangliang chromosome 3B, Zo_v1.1, whole genome shotgun sequence, a single window of DNA contains:
- the LOC122056671 gene encoding DNA replication complex GINS protein PSF2-like isoform X1, which yields MSSVNPTSSARRLKPLSLASMAGQSDPQLSLLSAPEVEFLAEDEMVEIVPNIKMESLNMIWRFWPFLSANCLQSTTLASSSSEEAWEVHHPHTRVDVDKLTQVLETERETPREFQPLPFHYIEISKLLFDHAHDDVQDTYMVRSLIEDIRDVRFHKVESGLENISGRTHAVKLKNLSAMEVNIVRPFMMRTLQAFYKHDNPQIIQQHNISGRKQPQVLTRSTRNLRPR from the exons ATGTCTAG TGTCAACCCTACTTCGTCCGCGAGGAGACTAAAACCGCTAAGTTTAGCATCAATGGCTGGCCAGTCCGATCCCCAGCTCTCCTTACTCTCTGCTCCAGAG GTGGAGTTTTTGGCTGAGGATGAAATGGTGGAGATTGTTCCCAACATCAAAATGGAGTCTTTGAACATGATCT GGAGATTTTGGCCCTTTCTTTCCGCAAATTGCTTGCAAAGTACCACTTTGGCTAGCAGCAGCTCTGAAGAAGCGTGGGAAGTGCACCATCCGCACACCAGAGTGGATGTCG ATAAACTGACACAAGTACTCGAAACAGAAAGAGAGACACCTAGGGAATTTCAACCATTGCCTTTTCACTACATTGAAATTTCAAAGCTTTTGTTTGACCA TGCTCATGATGATGTTCAAGATACATACATG GTGAGATCTTTAATTGAAGATATTAGAGATGTGAGGTTTCATAAGGTAGAATCTGGCTTAGAGAATATATCTGGTCGTACACATGCGGTGAAG CTAAAAAATCTCTCTGCAATGGAAGTAAATATTGTGAGGCCGTTCATGATGAGGACTTTACAAGCTTTCTATAAGCACGATAATCCTCAAATCATCCAGCAACACAATATCTCGGGAAGGAAACAGCCACAAGTGTTAACTCGCAGCACACGA AATCTGCGGCCGAGATAG
- the LOC122054978 gene encoding uncharacterized protein LOC122054978 — protein sequence MTPFHLVYGGEVVVPVEVGEEFNRIKVYDENNAERRHLELDLVDETRAKVVVQLMAYRQRMKQSYNRRVIPRSFQVGDLVWKKVKPVDDVTKLGAPWARPFKIVDKFHSSAYYLDDEDGWKLERP from the coding sequence ATGACCCCCTTTCACCTGGTGTACGGTGGAGAAGTCGTCGTCCCGGTAGAAGTCGGGGAAGAATTCAACCGGATCAAAGTCTACGACGAGAACAATGCTGAGCGGAGGCatttggagctggacttggtggacgaaacGCGAGCCAAAGTCGTCGTTCAGTTGATGGCATatcggcagaggatgaagcaaagcTACAACAGACGGGTAATTCCCAGATCTtttcaggtcggcgatctcgtctggaagaaagtcaagccggtcgacgACGTGACCAAGCTGGGAGCTCCTTGGGCCCGGCCGTTCAAGATTGTAGATAAGTTCCATTCGAGCGCCTATTACCTCGATGATGAAGATGGATGGAAGCTAGAGCGACCGTGA
- the LOC122056670 gene encoding outer envelope pore protein 16, chloroplastic-like produces MPRNVFSGSISSPRIDVAIDMGNPFLNRTVDGFLKIGTVAASRVAAEETFHFVHKGSISKGKIEDALKRMCKEGAYWGTVAGVYVGVEYGMERARGTKDWKNAMLGGALTGLLISAVSNNNRDKVFKDAITAGAVATAAEFINYLT; encoded by the exons ATGCCGAGGAATGTGTTCTCCGGCTCCATTAGCTCCCCCAGGATCGACGTGGCTATCGACATGGGGAACCCCTTCCTCAACCGCACCGTCGACGGCTTCCTCAAGATCGGAACG GTAGCTGCCTCCAGGGTCGCTGCGGAGGAAACCTTTCACTTTGTGCATAAAG GGAGTATCAGCAAAGGCAAAATCGAGGATGCT CTTAAGAGAATGTGTAAAGAAGGAGCTTACTGGG GAACTGTTGCTGGAGTATACGTAGGAGTGGAATATGGCATGGAAAGAGCCCGTGGTACAAAAGATTGG AAGAATGCAATGCTTGGTGGAGCCCTTACCGGATTGCTCATTTCTGCGGTCAGCAACAACAACAGAGACAAGGTTTTCAAGGATGCTATCACAGCTGGTGCAGTAGCTACTGCCGCCGAGTTTATCAATTACCTCACCTGA
- the LOC122056671 gene encoding DNA replication complex GINS protein PSF2-like isoform X2, with product MAGQSDPQLSLLSAPEVEFLAEDEMVEIVPNIKMESLNMICGDFGPFFPQIACKVPLWLAAALKKRGKCTIRTPEWMSVDKLTQVLETERETPREFQPLPFHYIEISKLLFDHAHDDVQDTYMVRSLIEDIRDVRFHKVESGLENISGRTHAVKLKNLSAMEVNIVRPFMMRTLQAFYKHDNPQIIQQHNISGRKQPQVLTRSTRNLRPR from the exons ATGGCTGGCCAGTCCGATCCCCAGCTCTCCTTACTCTCTGCTCCAGAG GTGGAGTTTTTGGCTGAGGATGAAATGGTGGAGATTGTTCCCAACATCAAAATGGAGTCTTTGAACATGATCTGT GGAGATTTTGGCCCTTTCTTTCCGCAAATTGCTTGCAAAGTACCACTTTGGCTAGCAGCAGCTCTGAAGAAGCGTGGGAAGTGCACCATCCGCACACCAGAGTGGATGTCGGTCG ATAAACTGACACAAGTACTCGAAACAGAAAGAGAGACACCTAGGGAATTTCAACCATTGCCTTTTCACTACATTGAAATTTCAAAGCTTTTGTTTGACCA TGCTCATGATGATGTTCAAGATACATACATG GTGAGATCTTTAATTGAAGATATTAGAGATGTGAGGTTTCATAAGGTAGAATCTGGCTTAGAGAATATATCTGGTCGTACACATGCGGTGAAG CTAAAAAATCTCTCTGCAATGGAAGTAAATATTGTGAGGCCGTTCATGATGAGGACTTTACAAGCTTTCTATAAGCACGATAATCCTCAAATCATCCAGCAACACAATATCTCGGGAAGGAAACAGCCACAAGTGTTAACTCGCAGCACACGA AATCTGCGGCCGAGATAG